A stretch of Planococcus citri chromosome 5, ihPlaCitr1.1, whole genome shotgun sequence DNA encodes these proteins:
- the LOC135847061 gene encoding uncharacterized protein LOC135847061, which translates to MEGIGGTSATAPQFATTLTIRSRHSPYEIEVYAKILRTITHYTSQIAPEVIDLLQQPGVPLADDFRYDSPIDILLGAEYWATIMQAGKLELTSSIPPLLNSNFGWLVSGSMMLTPSAPSAADMCCFTLEEQLRQFWEIEDAPIVSSLSQVKKLTPAELECETYFTKTTTRDPTGRYVVRLPFNEKVSQLGNSYRTAERQFYQIENRMRRDSDYRAKYHAVMRDYERLGHMQPAKASEGSNYFLPHHAVTRPDDPAKFRVIFNGSQKTSTGISLNDVLHIGPAIQRQLSPVFAGFRRHLVAFMADMEQMYRQIGVNFTDIQYQQILWRYSPNDPLLAHYLTTVTFGVGPSAWLALQTSEQLVADKGHNFPAAAPVLLKDRYIDDVSSGAESIEAARQLVSELSQLCARGQFNLRKWASNEPEAISNVTHKAEAKSFSFDKDGRYSKVLGMLWETDSDELAYHANLPEIEGTLTKRKLLSYLSRIFDPLGLLSPITIVAKCLLRELWLQPVTWDAPLSHDIKAAYNTFRSQTNEHLHRIRIPRHVGLSPTVTYSLHGFSDASETAYACCVYIKVTFDSGKSMTHLIGAKTRVAPVKTISIPRLELCGAVLLSRTITSLADTYPCVKEQRFGYTDSTIVLS; encoded by the coding sequence ATGGAAGGTATTGGCGGCACTTCAGCAACGGCACCGCAGTTCGCCACCACCCTCACCATTCGTTCACGTCACTCGCCATATGAGATCGAAGTTTACGCCAAAATCTTGCGAACTATCACGCATTATACATCGCAGATAGctcctgaggtcattgacctgctcCAACAACCAGGTGTGCCACTGGCTGACGATTTCCGCTACGATTCGCCAATTGATATCCTGTTGGGAGCAGAATATTGGGCCACCATCATGCAAGCTGGAAAGCTTGAACTCACCTCTAGCATCCCACCtttgctgaattcgaattttggcTGGTTGGTGTCCGGTAGTATGATGCTCACCCCCTCCGCTCCTTCTGCCGCCGATATGTGCTGTTTCACTTTGGAAGAACAACTCCGTCAATTCTGGGAAATTGAGGATGCGCCCATAGTCTCGTCACTTTCTCAGGTCAAGAAATTGACCCCAGCCGAGCTGGAATGTGAGACCTATTTCACCAAAACCACAACTCGCGATCCCACTGGTCGTTATGTCGTCAGATTGCCATTTAATGAAAAAGTCTCTCAACTAGGCAACTCCTATCGCACAGCTGAGCGacaattctaccaaattgaaaACCGAATGCGACGCGACTCCGACTACCGTGCAAAGTACCATGCAGTGATGCGAGATTACGAGCGTCTGGGCCACATGCAGCCTGCCAAAGCGTCTGAAGGCTCAAATTACTTTCTACCGCATCATGCTGTTACGCGACCAGACGACCCTGCCAAATTTCGCGTCATTTTCAACGGCTCTCAGAAAACTAGCACTGGTATTTCGTTGAACGATGTTCTACACATTGGTCCTGCCATTCAACGCCAACTATCGCCAGTTTTTGCCGGATTTCGTCGCCACCTTGTTGCTTTCATGGCTGATATGGAGCAAATGTACCGTCAGATTGGAGTCAACTTCACAGACATCCAATACCAACAAATACTTTGGCGTTACTCTCCAAATGACCCGTTACTCGCTCACTACCTGACCACCGTCACCTTTGGCGTTGGACCATCTGCCTGGTTGGCTCTACAAACCAGTGAGCAACTTGTAGCTGACAAAGGTCACAATTTTCCAGCTGCCGCGCCAGTCCTCCTTAAGGATCGTTACATCGACGATGTATCATCAGGTGCGGAGTCCATTGAAGCAGCTCGCCAGCTTGTAAGTGAGCTCTCTCAATTGTGCGCTAGAGGCCAATTCAACTTACGGAAATGGGCTTCCAACGAACCAGAGGCGATCTCCAACGTCACCCACAAGGCAGAAGCAAAAAGTTTCTCATTTGACAAGGATGGTCGATATTCCAAGGTCCTTGGTATGTTGTGGGAAACTGACTCTGACGAACTCGCCTACCATGCCAACCTGCCAGAAATTGAAGGAACCCTTACCAAACGAAAGCTTCTTTCATATCTTTCAAGGATTTTTGATCCACTTGGTCTTCTCTCACCAATAACGATCGTTGCCAAATGCCTTCTCCGAGAGCTATGGTTACAGCCTGTTACGTGGGACGCACCACTGAGCCACGACATCAAAGCTGCCTATAACACATTCAGGTCTCAAACGAATGAGCACCTCCACCGCATCCGAATACCTCGTCATGTTGGACTGTCACCTACAGTAACCTACTCCTTGCATGGCTTCAGCGATGCATCCGAAACTGCCTACGCCTGCTGCGTTTACATAAAGGTCACCTTTGATTCTGGAAAATCAATGACGCACTTAATCGGTGCAAAAACGCGTGTGGCTCCAGTGAAAACTATATCAATACCGCGCCTGGAGCTATGTGGAGCAGTGTTGCTCTCACGCACCATCACTAGCCTCGCTGATACGTATCCCTGCGTCAAGGAGCAACGTTTTGGTTACACCGATTCGACCATAGTGCTCTCCTAG